From the genome of Fundulus heteroclitus isolate FHET01 chromosome 7, MU-UCD_Fhet_4.1, whole genome shotgun sequence, one region includes:
- the LOC105919170 gene encoding UDP-glucuronosyltransferase: MRSGVWFPAAGLLAWLCCLGLGPVQGGKVLVMPVDGSHWLSMKILVKELSRRGHEVKVLVPESSLLIQGSDGYTTEVYKVPYTQAELDENMNNLRAGLFDGQPGMGDLFVNIDRLVQFTSLQSVGCDALLDNKPLMDKLRGEGFDVMLTDPFLPCGSVLAHLFSIPAVYFLRGLPCELDIKANKCPSPVSYVPKFFSGNTDQMNFPQRMKNMLMSFLESYVCTVLYKHFDDLVSRRIQDGMSYKELISHGAIWLLRYDFVFDWPKPLMPNMVLIGGINCAKTAPLPADLKEFVDGSGDDGFIVFTLGSMVSNMPEDKAKMFFDAFRKIPQRVVWRYTGDLPKDVPKNVKLMKWLPQNDLLAHPKAKVFMTHGGSHGIYEGVCNGVPMLMFPLFGDQGDNVHRMVSRGVAAKLNVFDMTTEKLVDALKEVIYDKGYKERMVKLSQIHLDRPVEPLDLAVFWSEFVMRHKGAPHLRVAAHDLNWFQYHSLDVIGFLVFIFVTVLWVTLKSCLFCTRKCCGKRSAKKKSE; the protein is encoded by the exons ATGAGAAGCGGGGTGTGGTTTCCTGCAGCGGGACTGCTGGCTTGGCTATGCTGCCTTGGTCTGGGGCCCGTTCAGGGGGGGAAGGTGCTGGTTATGCCCGTGGATGGAAGCCACTGGCTAAGCATGAAGATACTGGTGAAGGAGCTGAGCCGCAGAGGCCACGAGGTCAAGGTCCTGGTACCCGAAAGCAGCCTGTTGATCCAAGGTTCTGACGGCTACACGACTGAAGTCTACAAAGTACCATATACTCAAGCTGAACTGGATGAGAACATGAACAACCTCAGGGCAGGACTTTTCGACGGGCAGCCTGGAATGGGAGATTTATTTGTCAATATTGACCGTTTGGTGCAGTTTACGTCTCTCCAGTCAGTAGGATGTGACGCTTTACTGGACAACAAGCCATTGATGGATAAGCTCAGGGGAGAGGGATTTGATGTCATGCTTACAGACCCTTTCCTTCCTTGTGGATCCGTACTGGCTCATCTGTTTTCCATCCCAGCTGTGTATTTTTTGCGTGGGCTTCCCTGCGAGCTGGACATTAAAGCTAACAAGTGCCCCTCTCCTGTTTCCTACGTCCCTAAGTTTTTCTCTGGTAACACAGACCAAATGAACTTCCCGCAGAGGATGAAAAACATGCTGATGTCTTTTCTCGAGTCATACGTATGCACCGTCCTGTACAAACACTTTGACGACCTTGTCAGCAGACGCATCCAGGATGGCATGTCTTACAAGGAACTCATAAGCCACGGGGCCATCTGGCTTCTTAGATATGACTTTGTGTTTGATTGGCCTAAACCTCTCATGCCAAACATGGTTTTAATAGGCGGGATCAACTGCGCAAAGACAGCTCCTCTTCCAGCA GACCTGAAGGAATTTGTGGATGGCTCAGGAGACGATGGCTTCATTGTCTTTACGCTGGGCTCAATGGTGTCCAACATGCCCGAAGATAAGGCCAAGATGTTCTTTGACGCCTTCCGAAAAATTCCTCAGAGG GTTGTTTGGAGATACACAGGCGATTTACCCAAAGATGTGCCCAAGAACGTCAAACTTATGAAATGGTTGCCTCAGAATGATCTCCTAG CCCACCCCAAGGCTAAAGTCTTCATGACTCATGGTGGGAGCCATGGTATCTATGAAGGTGTCTGTAATGGTGTTCCCATGCTGATGTTTCCACTCTTTGGGGACCAGGGGGACAATGTACACCGAATGGTGTCTCGCGGTGTTGCTGCGAAGCTCAATGTGTTCGATATGACAACTGAAAAATTGGTGGATGCACTGAAAGAAGTGATCTACGACAAAGG ATACAAAGAACGAATGGTGAAGCTGTCCCAGATCCACCTGGACCGACCTGTTGAGCCCTTGGACCTGGCTGTTTTTTGGTCCGAGTTTGTAATGAGACACAAGGGAGCGCCACATCTAAGAGTAGCCGCGCATGACTTGAACTGGTTTCAGTACCACAGCCTGGACGTTATCGGCtttctagtttttatttttgtcaccgTTTTGTGGGTGACACTGAAATCCTGCTTGTTCTGCACTCGCAAGTGTTGCGGGAAGAGAAGTGCCAAGAAGAAATCTGAATAG